One Legionella hackeliae DNA segment encodes these proteins:
- a CDS encoding carbohydrate porin, whose product MSILNHGISVQGAWIGDTNRLFGGGIEEAKKSTSISAGILDLTIDMERFNGSKGGLFSAQFLQQNAQNTNGQAGVIQGYNSLPDVPPYNRSELYALWYRQALFDDAFFLRLSKTITTLDFNKVVKPVQLSRADPNIYAVTSLIYTPVFINPAVTGLMPGYTNTAYGLTATFTPTKSWYASYGIYDGNLAHGKQTGLSGPTFNGNYFQVGETGGAWLLGQDNKPGTVGIGLWHQTGLIQQGRLAERGSTGAYLFGSQRLWYRHPGRGTSGISGFYQYGISDSSVLAMKQSIGAGLTAFGLVANREGDSLGAGLSLAWLNQRITNRKRELMFQVYYQAQLLKFVYLEPAFSYIPNPGQSSQLSPAKAGTLRAIVLF is encoded by the coding sequence TTGAGTATCCTCAATCATGGTATCTCAGTTCAAGGTGCCTGGATTGGAGATACTAACCGCCTATTCGGAGGTGGAATAGAAGAAGCCAAAAAATCCACTTCAATTAGTGCAGGAATTTTGGATTTAACCATTGATATGGAGCGTTTCAATGGATCGAAAGGAGGGCTTTTCAGCGCTCAATTTCTGCAACAAAATGCACAAAATACAAATGGTCAAGCGGGGGTAATACAAGGATACAACTCATTACCTGATGTTCCCCCTTATAATCGCTCAGAGCTCTATGCGCTTTGGTATAGACAAGCCTTATTTGACGATGCTTTCTTTCTTCGACTCAGTAAAACCATTACCACTTTGGATTTTAACAAAGTCGTAAAACCGGTCCAGTTAAGTCGCGCTGATCCCAATATTTATGCTGTAACAAGCTTGATTTATACCCCAGTTTTTATTAATCCGGCAGTAACAGGTCTAATGCCGGGGTATACCAATACTGCTTATGGTCTTACAGCAACCTTTACCCCGACTAAATCCTGGTATGCCTCTTATGGTATTTACGATGGAAATTTGGCGCATGGAAAACAAACAGGACTATCGGGCCCAACATTCAATGGCAATTACTTTCAAGTAGGAGAAACGGGAGGCGCTTGGCTTTTAGGTCAAGATAACAAACCAGGAACTGTTGGAATTGGATTGTGGCATCAAACTGGGCTTATTCAGCAGGGAAGATTGGCCGAACGAGGTTCGACGGGAGCATATTTATTTGGTTCTCAACGACTGTGGTATAGACATCCGGGGCGAGGTACAAGTGGTATTTCAGGGTTTTACCAATATGGAATTAGCGATTCTAGTGTGTTGGCAATGAAACAATCCATTGGTGCAGGCTTAACTGCATTTGGGTTAGTGGCTAATAGAGAAGGAGATTCTCTGGGGGCAGGACTCTCTTTAGCGTGGTTAAATCAGCGGATCACGAATCGAAAAAGAGAATTAATGTTTCAAGTTTATTATCAGGCACAACTACTCAAATTCGTCTATCTTGAACCAGCATTCTCTTATATTCCTAATCCTGGACAAAGTTCCCAATTAAGTCCAGCAAAAGCCGGGACGTTAAGAGCAATAGTATTGTTTTAG
- a CDS encoding MBL fold metallo-hydrolase, protein MKLLFLGVFSFMAVGKDTFQANMLIEGNNGNRLLIDCGTDIRHSLYAQGYSHNSIDAVYISHLHSDHIGGLEWLGFSTFFQENRRVTLYISQDLITKLWQNALSAGMSSLEDKQAQLDTYFNVKKILDHRFIFDGNQLELIKTFHMLDNGQYVPSYGLYIHTETNKIFITTDSRFSPEHLSKIYRQANIIFQDCEIGNNSGQHARYEELRTLDSEIKQKMWLYGYSNIALPHAKEDGFLGFISQGQVFDI, encoded by the coding sequence ATGAAGTTATTATTTTTGGGGGTTTTTTCCTTTATGGCAGTTGGTAAAGATACCTTTCAAGCGAATATGCTCATTGAGGGCAATAATGGCAATAGATTGCTAATTGATTGTGGAACAGATATTCGCCATTCTCTTTATGCCCAAGGATACTCACATAACAGCATTGATGCCGTTTATATCAGCCATTTGCATTCTGACCACATTGGAGGACTCGAATGGCTTGGATTTTCTACATTTTTTCAAGAAAACCGTCGTGTAACACTATATATTAGCCAGGATCTCATCACGAAACTTTGGCAGAATGCATTGTCAGCAGGAATGTCTTCATTAGAGGATAAGCAAGCACAACTTGATACCTATTTTAATGTTAAAAAAATTCTAGACCACCGCTTTATTTTTGATGGTAATCAATTGGAGTTAATTAAAACTTTTCATATGTTAGATAACGGGCAATATGTTCCAAGCTATGGGTTATATATTCATACTGAAACAAATAAAATTTTCATAACTACTGATTCGCGATTTTCTCCGGAGCATTTATCAAAAATTTATCGGCAAGCCAATATTATTTTTCAAGATTGTGAAATCGGCAACAATAGTGGACAACATGCTCGCTATGAGGAATTACGAACATTAGACAGCGAAATAAAACAAAAAATGTGGTTGTACGGTTATTCAAATATTGCTTTACCACATGCCAAAGAAGATGGATTTCTAGGCTTTATTAGTCAAGGACAAGTTTTTGATATTTAA
- a CDS encoding cyclic nucleotide-binding domain-containing protein, with protein sequence MLIIEKVFLLKSVDLFADLSEERLVSIAEVIKEEFVNKGHEIFHKGDKGNNLYLIKEGLISIHDEENELARLTAEDFFGEMSLLSSESRTASATAIEDSVLLKLNQWQFYELLETDVSILKGIIQTLCTRLMKQNKLISQLKKSLCNTMNREIDPYES encoded by the coding sequence ATGCTGATTATAGAAAAGGTTTTTCTTTTAAAATCGGTTGATTTATTTGCTGACCTCTCAGAGGAGCGGTTAGTAAGTATAGCTGAGGTGATTAAAGAGGAGTTTGTTAACAAAGGTCATGAAATTTTTCACAAAGGAGATAAAGGAAATAATTTATATCTTATAAAAGAAGGATTAATTAGTATTCATGATGAAGAAAATGAGTTAGCCCGCCTGACAGCAGAGGATTTTTTCGGAGAAATGTCGCTACTTTCAAGTGAAAGTAGAACGGCATCTGCAACGGCCATTGAAGATAGCGTTTTACTGAAACTTAATCAGTGGCAATTTTATGAGTTACTTGAGACAGATGTGTCAATCCTGAAGGGAATTATTCAAACACTGTGTACCCGATTAATGAAGCAAAATAAGCTGATTTCTCAGTTAAAAAAAAGTTTATGTAATACAATGAACCGTGAAATTGATCCTTATGAAAGTTAA
- a CDS encoding ABC transporter ATP-binding protein yields the protein MTNKKHQSVTQFIVSLLKPYKFYLTIFAFVALFWAITNTLLPYLLKVIIDEAVNSQGDKLSAFAIMKPYIFLYVALWIGLCLDMRLLDWVKLKLFPGLRQDVMSKMFAYLNLHSHHYFQNNFAGSLINKIVDMQGGIIDILTIVDDVYAQSLGLIIAIGTLLFIHPLFAFTLLAWVATFLLITFLFLRPIENLSHVFAEARSSLVGRMVDSISNIVNVRLFASHRFENEFINKSIVDAVQKDRKMQAKIIHMRMWWDLSIVVLLGVNLWMLGRMYSQDLVTVGDFSFIITLSISILWNLWFIAGQFVSFSEQVGKCRQALSIINASHDITDADDAKPLVITQGEIQFKEVSFHYEEGARLFKNKTILIHPGQKVGLVGFSGSGKSTFVNLMLRLYDVESGTITIDNQPINKVTQESLRQNIALIPQDISLFHRTLMENIRYGSSNASDEEVIEASKKAHCHEFISQLNDGYQSMVGERGIKLSGGQRQRIAIARAILKNAPILILDEATSALDSVTEKYIQDALHNLMQGKTTIVIAHRLSTLSEMDRILVFDNGQIIEDATQEQLIKLNGHYTKMWEMQAGGFLPEHLKVQ from the coding sequence ATGACAAACAAAAAGCATCAATCTGTAACACAATTTATTGTAAGTCTTCTCAAACCTTATAAATTTTATCTGACCATTTTTGCCTTCGTAGCACTGTTTTGGGCAATTACCAATACTCTGCTTCCCTATCTCCTCAAAGTGATTATTGATGAGGCAGTTAATTCACAGGGAGATAAATTATCTGCTTTTGCGATAATGAAACCCTATATTTTTCTGTACGTAGCGCTTTGGATAGGATTATGTCTTGATATGCGTCTATTAGACTGGGTCAAACTTAAATTGTTTCCTGGTCTTAGGCAGGATGTTATGTCCAAGATGTTTGCCTACTTAAATCTGCATTCTCATCATTATTTCCAAAATAATTTTGCAGGAAGTTTGATTAATAAAATTGTGGATATGCAGGGTGGTATTATTGATATCCTTACTATCGTTGATGATGTTTACGCCCAATCACTGGGACTTATCATTGCAATTGGCACGTTGTTGTTTATTCATCCTTTGTTTGCTTTTACTTTATTGGCTTGGGTTGCTACGTTTTTGCTCATCACGTTTTTATTTTTAAGACCTATAGAAAATCTTTCTCATGTTTTTGCCGAAGCACGTAGTTCTTTGGTGGGAAGAATGGTCGATAGCATCAGTAATATTGTTAATGTTCGACTGTTTGCAAGTCATCGTTTTGAAAATGAATTTATCAATAAATCCATTGTTGATGCAGTCCAAAAAGACAGGAAAATGCAAGCCAAGATTATTCATATGCGAATGTGGTGGGATTTAAGCATTGTTGTCCTGCTTGGGGTCAATCTCTGGATGTTAGGGAGAATGTATAGTCAGGATTTGGTTACTGTAGGCGATTTCAGTTTTATTATTACGTTATCTATCAGCATTTTATGGAATCTTTGGTTTATAGCAGGACAATTCGTTTCCTTCTCAGAGCAGGTGGGTAAATGTAGACAGGCGCTGTCTATTATCAATGCTTCTCATGATATTACTGACGCTGACGATGCAAAACCTCTGGTGATAACTCAAGGAGAAATTCAATTTAAAGAGGTGAGTTTTCATTATGAGGAAGGAGCGCGATTATTTAAAAATAAGACGATTCTTATTCATCCTGGACAAAAAGTAGGATTGGTAGGATTTTCGGGAAGTGGAAAAAGTACTTTCGTGAACCTAATGTTGAGGCTATACGATGTTGAATCAGGCACTATTACGATTGATAACCAACCGATTAATAAAGTGACTCAAGAATCTCTGCGCCAAAATATTGCCCTAATTCCTCAGGATATTTCTTTGTTTCACCGTACATTAATGGAAAACATACGTTATGGCTCATCAAACGCTAGCGATGAAGAAGTGATTGAAGCATCAAAAAAAGCGCATTGTCATGAGTTTATAAGCCAACTCAATGACGGGTACCAATCAATGGTAGGGGAACGTGGGATAAAATTATCTGGGGGGCAACGTCAACGGATTGCTATTGCCCGCGCGATATTAAAAAATGCGCCAATCCTCATTTTAGATGAGGCAACCTCGGCACTTGATTCTGTGACTGAAAAATATATCCAAGATGCTTTACATAATTTGATGCAGGGAAAAACCACTATCGTTATTGCTCATCGACTATCTACACTTTCCGAAATGGATAGAATTTTAGTGTTTGATAATGGACAGATTATTGAAGATGCAACGCAGGAGCAATTGATTAAGTTAAATGGTCACTATACCAAAATGTGGGAAATGCAGGCAGGAGGCTTTCTTCCAGAGCATTTAAAAGTTCAATAG
- a CDS encoding DNA/RNA helicase domain-containing protein: MKYQILYDQNRIDSEIITQHSGTIAQIMAQELGYPKVKKLKGISYQNEDVFRAKTDRKQRLVYTYTSYQGEKTLLILYILDDHKYNKIKHQLKGETVIGVQPLEENSNKNSSAPKEKIENITMLPSVSYNQMTLVLDDAQQQAIQQKTPLLLAGVPGAGKTVLLYNLMIRAMDSNHDSEIQAGTTLFISQSESLLKTLKNDYQQSPLETRPTVQFSTWSQLLQAQYPDRKQVSEDEFSQFLKKSKLKTELPHEVHYELSLIAALGVDDYQKLASRQSYYSDNPSKKKALISFLQLWQNDLETNKLFDPMVTRLDPLKTPRFNNVFCDEAQNLPPVALLDFITYAKDKRIAICLDTEQCLLSSPFIHNCIKMLLQKHYGSYNAHALSRTWRCPPKIIAVAEHLMNKKHQLDSGNRRLYSHIQSAQPDGGVVTWLNDSVLEELSQHGKSASTVVLTELLSQGERERIIKSLGTNNILSSSQAIGLDFNIVILWKPITQNPYLWSLYQKWQTQKSFDVTLQELNALNALYVSITRSQNAVCIYETDKRALRFGEFLLGVLPLNQIMFSTVKLTLEEESKLWEKAIEHHLAEKRFDVARELMQFHLKMDLASIERRIRDSQKSEQKKASYENDDNSPATVQTLTPEKKITQSTDSKEGNQSSKSVEKFSKIESKQEASKPNNKASKKEATRKYIAGLLKNPSPTNLLALFAHKNAQTYLFDEPNAKGLCLFMQLAMNFDVDVNVFTELCIQYLQTISSRLTAELLTQSLSSNFTLLYYFSHNSQGCRFLNKLLHVNPRLADNMDPRMLLMIPTGFDKSTLYNLALYAAGRQFLSALIKFNPELGKKLPAEALFNIPKNTPELKNSSVFSWLAMSAEGAKLLSTLLRINPELFKNMPAKFLKLIQPGIYADEVTLTTSITSFVYLSENQPGRKFLCELLELNPELLKSISAEMLFRRNPQKPEQDVSRTPFALLANCVDGDGHQLLELIFRANPALFKAITPENLSLKNSLTKKKVCSPLLGLTGGKGLPRLLKMCPELAMSVTSEELYNVYENGSSGVAPFSLLCRDAGHETLERLFSANPALAKDLTGQFLTHIQPAAPGKKVYLSPLYLLSLSSAGIRVLNKLLSLNPQIAQDIMGAYLLFSHDISPSMLSSTPLFSLASDVFGCQFLDSLVTLNPDIKFSDKFLFNPLSAKDPTTLEQILRKNKFGISFLKKIGLDKENAPDTLEKDSALESYDNVKTENVETKVSQGGFFARKGNNNNEVKEGYTASP; this comes from the coding sequence TTGAAATACCAAATTCTTTATGATCAAAATCGCATCGACTCAGAAATAATCACACAACATTCCGGTACTATAGCCCAGATTATGGCGCAAGAACTAGGTTATCCAAAAGTAAAGAAGTTAAAGGGTATCTCTTATCAAAATGAAGATGTGTTTCGCGCTAAAACAGATAGAAAACAACGCTTGGTTTATACCTATACTTCCTATCAGGGAGAAAAAACACTTCTGATTTTGTATATTTTAGATGACCATAAGTACAATAAAATTAAACATCAATTGAAGGGTGAAACAGTCATTGGGGTGCAGCCCTTAGAGGAAAATAGCAATAAAAATTCCTCTGCCCCAAAAGAGAAAATAGAAAATATTACTATGCTACCTAGTGTTAGTTACAATCAGATGACACTAGTATTAGATGACGCTCAGCAGCAAGCGATTCAACAAAAAACCCCTTTATTATTAGCTGGTGTGCCCGGAGCAGGGAAAACAGTACTCCTGTACAATTTAATGATTCGTGCAATGGACAGTAATCATGACAGTGAAATTCAGGCAGGAACCACTTTATTTATATCTCAATCGGAAAGTTTGCTTAAAACGCTTAAAAATGATTATCAACAATCCCCTCTTGAAACAAGACCTACGGTCCAATTTTCTACCTGGAGTCAATTACTTCAAGCCCAATACCCCGATCGAAAACAGGTCAGTGAGGACGAATTTTCTCAATTCTTGAAAAAATCAAAATTAAAGACGGAGTTACCTCATGAAGTACATTATGAGCTTAGCTTAATTGCTGCTCTGGGTGTTGATGATTATCAAAAATTAGCCAGCCGACAATCGTATTACTCGGACAACCCTTCTAAAAAGAAAGCATTAATCAGCTTTCTTCAATTATGGCAAAACGATTTGGAAACGAATAAATTATTCGACCCAATGGTGACCAGATTAGATCCATTGAAGACACCCCGCTTTAACAACGTTTTTTGTGATGAAGCTCAAAATTTGCCACCGGTTGCTTTACTGGATTTTATTACCTATGCCAAAGATAAACGAATTGCTATTTGTCTTGATACCGAGCAGTGTCTTTTAAGCTCACCATTCATCCATAATTGTATAAAAATGTTGTTACAAAAACATTATGGATCATATAACGCACATGCCTTGTCACGGACCTGGCGCTGCCCCCCGAAAATTATTGCTGTTGCAGAACATTTGATGAATAAAAAACATCAATTGGATAGTGGGAATCGTCGTCTTTACTCTCATATTCAATCTGCTCAACCTGATGGAGGAGTAGTGACCTGGCTTAATGATTCTGTATTGGAGGAGTTAAGTCAGCATGGTAAATCCGCAAGTACTGTCGTTCTTACTGAATTGCTGTCCCAAGGGGAGCGAGAGCGTATTATTAAAAGTTTAGGGACAAATAATATTCTTAGTTCGTCTCAGGCTATAGGACTTGATTTTAACATTGTTATTTTATGGAAGCCCATTACACAAAATCCTTATCTCTGGTCGCTTTATCAAAAGTGGCAAACACAGAAATCATTCGATGTAACTTTACAGGAGCTCAACGCTCTGAATGCGTTATATGTTTCCATCACTCGGTCACAAAATGCAGTTTGTATCTATGAAACCGACAAGCGTGCGCTTCGTTTTGGAGAGTTCTTGCTTGGTGTATTACCTCTTAATCAAATCATGTTTTCTACTGTAAAGCTCACACTCGAAGAAGAAAGCAAACTTTGGGAAAAAGCGATTGAACATCATTTGGCAGAAAAACGATTTGATGTAGCTAGAGAACTCATGCAATTCCATTTGAAGATGGATCTGGCTTCGATTGAACGGCGTATTCGTGATTCGCAAAAAAGTGAGCAAAAGAAAGCAAGCTATGAGAACGATGATAACTCTCCAGCTACTGTACAAACCTTAACTCCAGAGAAAAAAATTACTCAATCAACTGATTCGAAAGAGGGGAATCAATCCTCAAAATCAGTTGAGAAATTTTCTAAAATTGAGAGCAAGCAAGAAGCATCCAAACCTAACAATAAAGCATCAAAGAAAGAAGCTACGCGAAAATATATTGCCGGTTTGCTTAAAAATCCAAGCCCGACAAATTTACTTGCGCTTTTCGCACATAAAAATGCTCAAACTTATTTATTTGACGAGCCAAACGCCAAAGGACTTTGCTTATTTATGCAGTTAGCGATGAACTTTGATGTGGATGTTAATGTCTTTACTGAACTGTGTATTCAGTATCTTCAGACTATTTCTTCCAGATTAACTGCTGAGCTCCTTACACAATCCTTATCAAGCAATTTTACTCTTTTGTACTATTTTTCGCATAACTCCCAAGGTTGCCGTTTCCTGAATAAGTTACTTCATGTAAATCCTAGACTGGCGGATAACATGGATCCACGCATGTTATTAATGATTCCAACTGGTTTTGACAAATCCACGTTATATAATTTGGCACTTTATGCTGCTGGAAGGCAGTTTTTATCAGCATTGATTAAATTTAATCCTGAACTTGGTAAAAAGTTACCAGCAGAAGCACTGTTCAATATTCCAAAGAACACACCTGAGTTAAAAAATAGTTCTGTATTTTCCTGGTTAGCTATGTCAGCAGAGGGCGCTAAACTTTTATCTACTCTGTTGAGAATAAATCCCGAGTTATTTAAGAATATGCCTGCGAAATTCTTAAAATTGATTCAACCTGGTATTTATGCTGATGAGGTAACTCTAACAACTAGCATCACCTCATTCGTTTATTTATCAGAAAACCAGCCAGGTAGGAAGTTTTTATGTGAATTGTTAGAGTTAAACCCGGAATTGCTTAAATCTATCAGTGCTGAGATGTTGTTTCGAAGAAATCCTCAAAAGCCGGAGCAGGATGTGTCAAGAACTCCCTTTGCTCTTCTTGCAAATTGTGTAGATGGTGATGGCCATCAATTGCTGGAACTAATATTTCGGGCGAATCCAGCATTATTTAAAGCAATTACCCCAGAAAATTTATCTTTAAAAAATTCTTTAACGAAAAAGAAAGTGTGCTCACCTCTTTTGGGCTTAACTGGTGGTAAAGGTCTTCCCAGGTTGCTAAAGATGTGTCCTGAATTAGCGATGTCTGTGACAAGTGAAGAGCTTTATAATGTTTATGAAAATGGAAGTAGTGGCGTAGCCCCTTTTTCTCTCCTTTGTCGCGATGCGGGGCATGAGACTTTAGAGCGGTTATTTAGTGCTAATCCCGCCTTAGCTAAAGATTTAACCGGGCAATTTCTAACTCATATTCAACCGGCAGCTCCTGGTAAAAAAGTCTACTTGTCACCTTTATATCTGTTATCACTATCCTCAGCGGGGATTCGAGTATTAAACAAATTACTAAGTTTAAATCCACAAATAGCTCAAGACATAATGGGGGCCTATTTATTATTTTCTCATGACATTTCGCCTTCTATGTTGTCTAGCACGCCTCTGTTTTCACTGGCTTCTGATGTATTTGGATGTCAGTTTTTAGATAGCCTGGTTACTTTGAATCCTGATATTAAATTTTCTGATAAATTTTTATTTAATCCTCTCTCAGCAAAAGACCCTACAACATTGGAGCAAATCCTTAGAAAAAATAAGTTTGGTATATCATTCCTGAAAAAAATAGGTTTGGACAAAGAGAATGCTCCGGATACTTTAGAAAAGGATTCGGCTTTGGAGTCCTATGATAATGTCAAAACCGAAAATGTTGAGACCAAGGTTTCGCAAGGAGGCTTTTTTGCTCGTAAAGGCAATAACAACAACGAAGTCAAGGAAGGATATACAGCCAGCCCTTAG
- a CDS encoding adenylate/guanylate cyclase domain-containing protein: MGDEMSLIKLGLYFLIALRWIKNLIIVLLLISFVAQFITNIERYPALNKLNNGVKKTVYPVKNEMIKLIPYRYKNVDFSSLILAVILQIIASQIFVIEEKLRRKKYSNKKNSPVEIPDSIKMKIEGINSGENEKVTAWEGLSIQQPSDRKKILKQFATLKSKLDEMGQQLAFLSIDVVDSTGMKQDEDKYIVALAFERYNELVNESLQEHGVVKFAMTPDGIMSCFRTVDDAVSTASSLFKKLEKFNKEDKMIKRDFQIRCGINTGFVYLDDETPLEQVSDRIIDIAGHMQKYAKPNTINIAASAIEPLKNSQGFNETTDVIDGQKVYQWKK; the protein is encoded by the coding sequence GTGGGTGATGAAATGTCCTTAATAAAACTAGGGTTATATTTTTTAATAGCGTTAAGATGGATTAAAAATCTGATAATTGTATTACTACTGATTTCATTTGTCGCACAATTTATAACCAATATAGAAAGATATCCTGCCTTAAATAAGTTAAATAATGGCGTAAAAAAAACAGTATACCCAGTAAAAAATGAAATGATAAAGCTGATACCTTATCGCTATAAGAATGTCGATTTTTCATCATTAATTTTGGCTGTCATATTACAAATTATAGCGAGTCAAATTTTTGTAATCGAGGAGAAATTGCGAAGAAAAAAATATTCTAATAAGAAAAATAGCCCGGTTGAAATTCCTGACTCCATAAAGATGAAAATAGAAGGAATAAATTCCGGTGAAAATGAAAAAGTTACAGCCTGGGAGGGCCTGTCGATTCAACAACCAAGTGATAGAAAAAAAATACTGAAACAATTTGCGACCCTAAAATCAAAATTAGATGAAATGGGGCAACAATTAGCATTTTTATCAATTGATGTTGTAGATTCCACGGGCATGAAACAAGATGAGGATAAATATATTGTCGCTTTAGCATTTGAACGCTATAACGAATTGGTCAACGAAAGTTTACAAGAACATGGTGTTGTAAAATTTGCTATGACACCGGATGGTATCATGAGTTGTTTTCGTACGGTGGATGATGCGGTGAGTACCGCATCCAGTTTATTTAAAAAATTGGAAAAATTTAATAAAGAAGACAAGATGATTAAACGAGATTTCCAAATTCGCTGTGGAATTAATACGGGATTTGTTTATCTGGATGATGAAACGCCGCTCGAACAAGTAAGTGATCGAATTATCGACATTGCCGGGCATATGCAAAAATATGCTAAGCCCAATACGATAAATATTGCGGCATCAGCAATCGAACCTCTTAAAAATAGTCAGGGTTTTAATGAAACAACGGATGTCATTGACGGACAAAAAGTTTATCAGTGGAAAAAATAA